The Rhodococcus triatomae genome includes a window with the following:
- a CDS encoding purine-nucleoside phosphorylase → MKKPLALVVGVVAGTSVVACSSGAAAPADAPDRISPKVLAVTLFGAEAQPWLDDRPLTTEIAVPGLSAEFPTVACDGDDLCMVTTAMGYANAASSVAALVASDRFDLTNTYFVVSGIAGVDPEHGTLGSAHWAEYVVDAGLRHEIDQRQSPEDWASNVFALGTSQPGDSPGWGAGTEVYELNPDLVDAAFAATRDVDLTDNETAAAYRAHYPQQAASSAPFVSVCDTQSADTYWHGSLMAQDVGNWVGLLTEGRATYCTTQMEDNAVLTALTRGADAGLIDLDRVAVLRAGSNFDREYPGQSAVESIEAESGGLPIATRNAYLVSSTFADEIISAWDQWRDGVPTAE, encoded by the coding sequence CGTCGTCGCCTGCTCGTCGGGCGCCGCCGCGCCCGCCGACGCGCCGGACCGAATCAGCCCGAAAGTCCTGGCCGTCACGCTCTTCGGCGCCGAAGCTCAGCCGTGGCTCGACGATCGACCACTGACCACGGAGATCGCCGTTCCCGGGTTGTCGGCGGAATTTCCCACCGTCGCGTGCGACGGTGACGACCTGTGCATGGTCACCACCGCTATGGGCTACGCGAACGCCGCGAGTTCGGTGGCGGCACTGGTCGCCAGCGACCGATTCGACCTGACGAACACGTACTTCGTCGTTTCGGGGATCGCCGGCGTCGATCCCGAGCACGGAACCCTCGGATCCGCGCACTGGGCGGAGTACGTCGTCGACGCGGGTCTTCGCCACGAGATCGACCAGCGACAGAGCCCCGAGGACTGGGCGTCCAATGTCTTCGCGCTGGGGACATCGCAGCCGGGTGATTCGCCGGGGTGGGGTGCGGGAACGGAAGTCTACGAGCTGAATCCGGACCTGGTCGATGCCGCATTCGCGGCCACCCGGGACGTGGATCTCACCGACAACGAGACCGCGGCGGCCTATCGGGCGCACTACCCTCAGCAGGCGGCGTCGTCGGCACCGTTCGTGAGCGTGTGTGACACGCAGTCGGCTGACACCTACTGGCACGGTTCCCTCATGGCGCAGGACGTCGGCAACTGGGTCGGACTGCTCACCGAGGGCCGGGCTACCTACTGCACCACCCAGATGGAGGACAACGCCGTCCTCACCGCTCTGACCCGCGGGGCGGATGCGGGGTTGATCGACCTCGACCGAGTGGCCGTTCTGCGGGCGGGCTCCAACTTCGACAGGGAGTATCCGGGCCAGTCCGCCGTCGAGTCGATCGAGGCCGAGTCGGGTGGACTTCCGATAGCGACGCGGAACGCCTACCTCGTCTCGTCGACATTCGCCGACGAGATCATTTCGGCGTGGGATCAGTGGCGCGACGGGGTGCCGACCGCCGAGTGA